AAAAAGATGTTGCGGATTATCGCGGAAAGGGAACCCGATTGGGAGCGTCTGGCTCCCACGGGCAAAGAAGGAACACGGACGAACTCATGAAGGAGTGATGCCCATGGAACAGCATGAAGTGGAACTCATTACCCAGCTGGTGGCCCAAAACGAGGAACTTGCCGCATTGTGGAACGATCACCAGGAATATGAGAAGCAGTTGGCCAGGTTCGAGGGTAAGCCCTATCTCTCCCCAGCGGAGGATGCGGAATTGAAGCTCCTGAAAAAAAAGAAGCTGGCCGGAAAGACAAAAATTCAGTTCATCCTGGATGAGCATCGAAAATCGGAGGCGTAATCATGGAACGCACGGGGGCGCAAATCCTGCTGGAATGCCTGCGCCAGGAGGGTGTGGACTCAATCTTTGGATTTC
This is a stretch of genomic DNA from Desulfonatronum thioautotrophicum. It encodes these proteins:
- a CDS encoding DUF465 domain-containing protein translates to MEQHEVELITQLVAQNEELAALWNDHQEYEKQLARFEGKPYLSPAEDAELKLLKKKKLAGKTKIQFILDEHRKSEA